In Aricia agestis chromosome 16, ilAriAges1.1, whole genome shotgun sequence, one genomic interval encodes:
- the LOC121734789 gene encoding H2.0-like homeobox protein, producing the protein MTSVNSDVNTSKIKFSVDSILGTNDPPPAAEPRSEPPCAGCVAALYRCCREEPPLLQLQLPMPYAHLHPALRPTSAMYRLPLPSPPHQSSARCDVTSTGKRKRSWSRAVFSNLQRKGLERRFQIQKYITKPDRRQLAATLGLTDAQVKVWFQNRRMKWRHTKEGRSGLSSVGSVRDPDSTANEDNEDIDVDTLSD; encoded by the exons ATGACGTCGGTCAACAGTGATGTGAATACATCGAAGATTAAGTTCAGTGTGGACAGTATATTAGGTACTAATGATCCTCCTCCTGCTGCGGAACCGAGGAGTGAGCCACCATGCGCTGGCTGCGTGGCGGCGTTGTATAGATGCTGTAGGGAGGAACCGCCCCTGCTTCAGCTGCAGCTGCCAATGCCGTACGCGCATTTGCACCCCGCCTTAAGACCTACATCCG cCATGTACCGCCTACCGCTTCCTTCCCCCCCGCACCAGAGTTCCGCGCGCTGTGACGTCACTTCCACCGGGAAACGGAAGCGCTCGTGGTCGCGCGCGGTCTTCAGCAACCTGCAACGGAAGGGCCTGGAGAGGAGGTTCCAGATACAGAAGTATATCACTAAACCTGACAGGCGGCAGCTGGCGGCTACGCTGGGGCTGACGGATGCACAG GTGAAAGTATGGTTTCAAAACCGACGTATGAAATGGCGGCACACTAAAGAGGGCAGATCTGGCCTCAGTTCTGTGGGCTCTGTGCGAGACCCTGACTCCACCGCCAATGAGGACAACGAAGATATCGATGTGGATACACTGAGCGACTGA